The Myxococcota bacterium genome includes the window GTCGGCACGGCCGTGCGCGTGCTGCGCATGTCCAAGAGCGAAGACGGCGCGCAGCGCCTCTGGGTCCAGGGTGTGCGGCGCGTGGCGATCGAGGGCTGGGTCGAGACCGCGCCCTACCTGCGCGGCCGCATCCGCCCGCTCGAAGAGACGGTGGTGAGCGGCCTCGAGCTCGAGGCGCTGCACCGCAACGTGAGTCGCCAGTTCGCCGTGGTGGCCGAGGGCTCCCAGAACGTGTCCGAGCCCGTGCGCACCATGGTCGCGCAGCTCACCGACTCGTCGGCACTCGCCGACGTGGTGGCGTCGAACCTCGGCCTCTCGGTCGACGAGCGCCAGCACCTGCTCGAGATGCTCGACGTCCAGAAGCGGCTCGAGAGGCTCTCCGAGCACCTGGCGCGCGAGCAAGAGGTGCGCTCGCTCGAGCAGGAGATCCGCTCGCAGGTGCAGGAGGAGCTGTCCCGCAGCCAGCGCGAGTACGTGCTGCGCGAGCAGGCGCGCGCCATCCGCCGCCAGCTCGGCGAGTACGAGTCACCCAGCGAGCAGGTCGACGACCTGCGCCGGCGCATCGAAGAGGCCAAGGTCCCCGAGGCCGTGATGGAGGTCGCCGAGCGCGAGCTCCAGAGACTCGCGGCGCAGCCGCCCGGCGCGATGGAGGCCGGCACGATTCGCAACTATCTCGAGTGGATCGCCGAGCTGCCGTGGTCGAAGTCGACCGAGGACCACATCGACGTGGCCCGCGCGCGCGAGATCCTGAACGAGGACCACTACGACATCGAGAAGGTGAAGGACCGGATCCTCGAGTTCATCGCGGTGCTGAAGCTGAAGCGCGATCTGCGCGGTCCGATCCTGTGCTTCGTGGGTCCGCCGGGCACGGGCAAGACGTCGCTCGGGCGCTCGATCGCCCGCGCGCTCGGGCGCAAATACGCGCGCCTCTCCCTGGGCGGCGTGCGCGACGAGGCCGAGATCCGCGGTCACCGGCGCACCTACGTGGGCTCGCTGCCCGGGCGCATCCTGCAGACGCTGCGGCGCGCGGGCACGAACAACCCGGTGTTCATCCTGGACGAGATCGACAAGCTCGGCGCCGATTTCCGCGGTGACCCGTCGTCGGCCATGCTCGAGGTGCTCGACCCGGAGCAGAACTCGAGCTTCAGCGACCACTATCTCGAGGTTCCGTTCGACCTGTCGAAGGTGCTGTTCATCGCCACGGCGAACGTGCTCGAGAACGTCCCGCCCGCGCTGCGCGACCGCATGGAGGTGATCGAGCTGCCGGGCTACACGGAAGAGGACAAGCTCGAGATCGCGCGCCGGCACCTCCTGCCGCGCCAGCTCGCCGAGCACGGACTCAGCGACCGTGCGCCGGTGTTCACCGACGACGCGGTGCGCGCGATCATCCGCA containing:
- the lon gene encoding endopeptidase La yields the protein MTSEELRAEETETPPERVRVPADEPLPEVLPVLPLRNTVLFPTLVAPMVATTERAKRLVDDALAGDRLIVTVAARDPEKTEPGPDDLYRVGTAVRVLRMSKSEDGAQRLWVQGVRRVAIEGWVETAPYLRGRIRPLEETVVSGLELEALHRNVSRQFAVVAEGSQNVSEPVRTMVAQLTDSSALADVVASNLGLSVDERQHLLEMLDVQKRLERLSEHLAREQEVRSLEQEIRSQVQEELSRSQREYVLREQARAIRRQLGEYESPSEQVDDLRRRIEEAKVPEAVMEVAERELQRLAAQPPGAMEAGTIRNYLEWIAELPWSKSTEDHIDVARAREILNEDHYDIEKVKDRILEFIAVLKLKRDLRGPILCFVGPPGTGKTSLGRSIARALGRKYARLSLGGVRDEAEIRGHRRTYVGSLPGRILQTLRRAGTNNPVFILDEIDKLGADFRGDPSSAMLEVLDPEQNSSFSDHYLEVPFDLSKVLFIATANVLENVPPALRDRMEVIELPGYTEEDKLEIARRHLLPRQLAEHGLSDRAPVFTDDAVRAIIRNYTREAGLRNLERELGKIARKLARRAVEGDDQASSVDAADLHALLGPAHFEPEVAGRVQIPGVSVGLAVTEAGGEILFIEATRMRGKGEVKITGSIRDVMRESAMTAVSLVRTSARQLGLDPKLFSESDIHIHIPAGAIPKDGPSAGIAIVTALLSLLLDKPVPPDLAMTGEITLRGKVLPVGGIKEKILAARRAGVTHVLIPAANEKDLVEIPADRISNLKIEPVERIEQVA